The following coding sequences are from one Gossypium hirsutum isolate 1008001.06 chromosome A12, Gossypium_hirsutum_v2.1, whole genome shotgun sequence window:
- the LOC121210923 gene encoding probable pectinesterase 29 has protein sequence MQCLLVFMLIVLLLLCFSICEAFECEFDAENHQFKVADTIRVDQSGKGDFKTVQKAIDSIPSNNKKWIRILISPGVFREKVTIPCDKPCIFLEGAGRLLTRIEWNSHMRTCDSATLTSFPDSIVAKGITFKNFYNIPLATIPNIKNTVKPALAASIYGDKSAFYNCAFFGLQDTLWDVQGRHYFKNCYIEGAIDFIFGSGQSIYESCEINLTIGKYAPQYPNGYITAQGRNSSDDPSGFVFKSCVFTGTGKTYLGRAYGAYSRVIIYKSVMTDIIVASGWDAWTYVHHEGNLMYAENSCGGAGANPSKRVPWLRKLSASQLSQFVNISYIDKEGWIDKLPKHVLNLRHKKNSKLKFMA, from the exons ATGCAGTGCCTCCTTGTGTTCATGTTGATTGTATTATTATTGCTTTGTTTCAGTATCTGTGAAGCTTTTGAATGTGAATTCGATGCTGAAAATCATCAATTTAAGGTGGCAGATACAATCAGGGTGGATCAATCTGGCAAAGGAGATTTCAAAACTGTCCAAAAAGCTATTGATTCAATCCCTTCTAATAACAAGAAGTGGATACGTATCCTTATTTCCCCTGGAGTTTTCAG GGAGAAAGTTACAATTCCTTGTGATAAACCATGCATTTTCCTCGAAGGAGCTGGGAGACTGTTAACCAGGATTGAATGGAATAGTCATATGAGAACCTGTGACAGTGCTACTTTGACTTCATTTCCTGATAGCATTGTTGCAAAAGGCATTACTTTCAAG AACTTTTACAACATACCTCTAGCAACAATACCCAACATAAAGAACACGGTAAAGCCAGCCCTAGCAGCTAGCATCTACGGTGACAAATCGGCTTTCTACAACTGTGCTTTCTTTGGGTTACAAGATACATTGTGGGACGTACAAGGTCGCCATTACTTCAAAAATTGCTATATCGAAGGTGCTATTGACTTTATATTTGGGAGTGGTCAATCTATCTATGAG AGCTGTGAAATAAATCTTACAATAGGCAAATATGCACCCCAATATCCCAATGGTTATATAACAGCACAGGGAAGGAATTCATCGGATGATCCGAGTGGTTTTGTTTTTAAATCTTGTGTTTTTACAGGGACTGGTAAAACTTATCTTGGAAGAGCTTATGGAGCTTATTCTAGAGTGATCATATATAAGTCGGTGATGACGGATATTATTGTTGCTTCTGGTTGGGATGCTTGGACCTATGTTCATCATGA AGGAAATTTGATGTATGCAGAGAATAGTTGCGGGGGAGCTGGGGCCAACCCTTCAAAGCGAGTGCCATGGCTGAGGAAACTCAGTGCTTCTCAACTCAGTCAATTTGTGAATATATCATATATTGACAAAGAAGGATGGATTGATAAACTGCCAAAACATGTTCTAAATTTAAGGCATAAGAAAAATTCCAAACTCAAGTTCATGGCTTAA